ttacacccacacatacacacacaaacgtaTGCACCACATGGCggactcaaaccgccagcctttgggttagcgaGAAGCAGTGaattgtttgtatcacccagggactcccctttcTCTCTACGATGAGACTGTTTTCAATAGCGATCGTGAAAATGGCCACGAATAATCGTTATTTTCTGATTTGCTCTCGAGTTTTAAAACAACAATGGACTATTAAAAAGAAGAATATGCACTGCAATTTTAAAGACATTATTCAGATTCAGCGAAATATTTCACCCATGAACTCGCATTTGCACTAAATGAACACCCCGCCTCCCAGGCCGTGCTTGGTGTCACAGCTTTAAATTTTCGGCACAAATAAAAGCTCCAAGAGGTCACACAGAATGACAGATGGAAATAATGCCTGCTGCTTCTTCCTGTGGGCTGTCGGAGCttatttgaaatctcctgtttagGCACAGGGGTACCCCCAACAGCGGAAGCTGTCGATATGAACCACCTCCCAGGTGTGCCTTCCCAGCCCCCATCATAAAAACCTGCCCTCAAACCAGTGCTTGTAGCCAAGTCCACCTGTCTGAGTGACGGTATCACTGGGACTTCTCTGGATGGTTTCCGCATAGTGTGTAACGTTTATAAAAGGATAAGAAATAAAACTGTGCTAAGTTGAAGATTCTATCACCTgtctttcagtctgttgtactgtggtagcttgtgtacACTGACctttgggaaggagccctggtggtgcaatgtttaagcgcttggctgctaactgaaaggttggtggtttgaacccaccagcagctcctgggggtggaggagggggaagacttagtgatctgctttcatagcagatttcaacccatagcgaccttatacgacagagtagaactgctctgtagagtttcctaggctgtgatctttatggaagcagattgctacatctttctcccttggagctgctggtggattcgaaccactggccttggggttagcagccaagcacttaaccattgtgccaccagtgctccttccgtaaagattatagcctagaaaaccctatggggcagctctattctgtcatgctgggttgctatgagtcaaaatcgatgcgacagcatacaacaacaacaaacccttcTTATAAGCAGGGTGTCCTGGGCACCGGGCTTCACCTTCTTAATCTCACTTCTGGTCTATTAAGGGAAGGTGACATTGAGACCTGCCtgatagggtggctatgaggaaTCACGAGGTCGTGATTAGTAGGTGCCCACACGGGCCTGCATAGGGGAGTGTCCCCGCCCCCACAGGCTTATCATCTGCACCCTAACTTGGGCGATTATTGCTGAATGTTCTGGGGAACTACTCCTCTGTCTTGTGGTCTCCTTGTCGTTGTGCAATTGTGAACACGCAGGGCCAAGACCCTCACTTAAAGTTTTTTTCAGGACCTTTTCTGCCTGGCTTGTGCTATGCACATAGTAGGCGCTCGAACACGCAGAGAGTAAGGATTTGACGTTGGGTGTGGAGATGTATGGGGAGCACTGCCAGATTTCCATTTTCAACACTTATCCCACTTTAGACCAGTGTTGGATGTAGTCCTGTTTAAATATGGGGTAAGCCCTGCTCCTCCATGACCTAAGTCCATGGCTCTGTCTGAGATACGTTTGCAAAGATTGCTAGGTGCTTTGGAACATGCATTAAAACAGTGAGCGAGTGAGGGGAGTGGCGATGGCTGTTTTCCCTTACTGTGGGTGGGTGTAAGTTAGCATGATTCTCCCCAGGTTGAAAAATTTCAAGATTCTTCAAACTTGGAGTAGCCTATGCCTCACCAAACACCCCTATATGCCCCCTACCACCTGGAACATACCCTGAGGGGATAACTGGACCAGGTGGCAGTCGGAGAAGCAAAGTAATTGCCAGGCCATGCCGACAGCAGTGACAGCGAGGACAAGTCAAAAGCCCGACAGGAGCAAAGTTGTCTAAAAACCCTAGCATCTGGAGCTTCACAGAGGAGGACGTGTCTGTTGACCGGGATGGACATCCAGGCCAAGATGCACAAAGTAACATAGACACGGTGTTTCCATTGTTGTAAAGGTAACAGAGGGAAGGCCAAAGGCTTCACAGAGACACCAAGGCTCCCCTGGGTCTTCGTCTTGGGCTACtgtaataaaataccacaaactgggtggtttataAGCACAGAAATtccttgtctcacagttctggaggctgggagtcctaGACCAGGGTGTCACCCATGTTGACAGACGAGACTTTGAGGTACTGAGGGAGAATGTGTTCCAGGCCTCTCCCTCCCAGCTTTTGGTagttccaggtgttccttggcttgtagaagcAGCGTCATATGGTGCCCTTCCTCTGTCAGTCTCCCTGTGACTCTTCTTCTCTTCCATGAGGACACCACTCGGATTGAACTAGGACCCATCCTGCTCTAGtacgacctcatgttaactgataacacttGCAAAGAcctcatttccaaacaaggtcacatttgcaggtacaggggttaaggcttcaacatatctttttggggggacacaattcaatccataactgttCAAGTGCCAGGATTATAGGCACTTTCTAGTTTCTTCTCTGCACTTCCTGTCTTTCCTGAGACTTTTATGATAAGTATGCTactttctgtgttgttgttgttaggtgccatcaagtcatgaccttatgtataacagaatgaaacattgcccagccctgcaccatccttataatcattgctatgcttgatcctattgttgcagccgctgtgtcaatccatctcgttgagggtctccctctttttcactggccccctACTTTAAGAAGCAGGATGCCCTGCTCCAGGGGCTGTTCTCTCctgatacatgtccaaagtatgtgagatgtagtcttgccatccttgcttctaaagaagaagcactctggctgtacttcttccaagacagatttgtttgttcttttggcagtccgcggtatatccaatactctttgccaacaccataattcaaacgcatcaatttttcttaggtGTTCCctatttattgtccaactttcatacacatatgaggcaattgaaaacaccatggcttggatcaggcgcaccttagtctttaaagtgacatctttgcttttcaacattttatagagatcttttgcagctgatttgcccagtgcaatgcgtcttttgatttcttgactgctgcttccatgggtgttgattgtggattcaagtaaaatgaaatccttgacaacttcaatcttttctctgtttatcatgatgttgctcattggtccagttgtgaggatttttgttttctttatgttgagttgtaatccacactgaaggctgtggtctttgatcttcatcagtaagtgcttcaagtcctcttcactttcagcaagcaaagtttatgtcatctgcataacgcaggttgttaatgaggcttccagtaatcctgatgccccacgttcttcttcatatagcccagcttctcggattatttgctcagcatacagactgagtaagtaacCAGTAACAAATAATGGAGGCAATTCAGTTTTAGAGAAACAGTGCCCTCTCACGCAGTAGCTGTGAGTTTGGGGGCCGGTTGCCTAACTTCTGTGCCTGTTTCTTCTCTGTGTGAGGCACCTAAGCACCACCTCCCAGGCAGCCATGAGAACCCCACAGGGGAGTGGACATATGGCTGTCTTGTGTGTCTGGCCCACAGTGCCGCCCTCCTGGTGAGTGGACCATGCGAGCCTTCATCATCAACCGGCAAGTGTGGGGTGGTAGAACCATGCAGAGAGCAGCCACTGGGAATGGCAGTCCTCCAGGTGGCCTGAGGTGCCCAGGCAGGCCTGAGCTGAGTCCAGAGTCATGCTGGCCAGTGCTACATCCCCATGGCTGGGATTGGTGGGTGCTCTGTCCATGCTGCTGCTCAGTCCAGCCCACGTTTCTGCTGACGGGGCATGAGCTCATGGCATTCCAGAGAAATCCCCTTAATGCCTGCATTCTATCCCAGGCATATAAAGGGAGGCGCACATCCTACCTCCCCACTGCGCTGCCCAGAGGTCTCTGCCTGCTTCCTCACCAGCCTCCGGTCCTGCTGTGCTGACATGGACGTCACCATCCAGCATCCCTGGTTCAAACGGGCTCTGGGGCCCTTCTACCCTAGCCGGTTGTTTGATCAGTTTTTTGGTGAGGGCCTCTTTGAGTACGACCTGCTGCCCTTCCTGTCCTCCACCATCAGCCCCTACTACCGCCAGTCCCTCTTCCGCACCGTGCTCGACTCCGGCATCTCCGAGGTAAGACCCTCTGGCAGTGGCTGTCGGTGGGAGGCCCTGGGCCTGGGAGAGACAGGAGCAGGGATTTATTAGCACCCAGCCTGGGACAGGGAGGCACTCACCCTACTGTTCCAAATGCTCCTGTAGTGCTCCGTGGAGCCAATGGCGCAGAGATGGGGCCATCTTCCACCCCCATCTGCTCATCTCACAGCCCAGGAGGGCCTGTGGGCATAAGGGGGCTGGACCAGAGCCCACACAACCCCAGCTGCCCAGCCACGCCTCTGGGAAGGGGGGTTGGAAGAGAAAGTCAAGCTGAGCCCAACGTTCTCGTTGCCTCCATCAGCTCATGACCCACATGTGGTTTGTAATGCACCAACCACATGCTGGAAACTCTAAGAACAACCCCGCCAAGGCAAGTCTGGTGGCAGACATGAACTTTCTCTGTTGAGCTGAATTCAATCCTTTCCCTTCTAAGCTGAGGGGGTCTGGGTGCAGGTGGGGGTGCGCTGCCTGGAGACCCAAGTAGGAAGGGCTTCCTCTTATGGCTGTAGCAGAGCACAGCCCTCCTCCAGCCAGCACTGTGCAGGGTCCAGAAAGCCAAGGCCAAGGCGAAGGCCAAGGCTAAAAGGAAATGCCCCTGCTTCCCTCCCTTAGTCATGTGGTGACTTCCATTGTCTTGAAGGTGCTTAAGAAATAGAGAGCACCCCAGAGCTGATTCAATAACAATCAGCTCCAGGGGCCAGAAGAGCCTAAATGGATGTTCTGAGCAAGTGAAGTGGAGGCAGTGTGCAAGAAAGTGCTTTGTATGTATttggcaaagcacagggcagGCTGCCAGCCATTTTCAGGTCAATGTGAAAGACAGGGTCCGGGCTGCTTCCGTAGAGATAGGCAAAGCTGAGGGCAGTGTCCTGAGCCCAAATGCTTAGTCCAACCGACCATCCAATCCATAGCCAGTCAGCTAACCCAAAACCAGCCATCCAACCATAACCAACCACTCACCCAACCCATTATAAGCCACCTCACCCTTAATCAGTCACCTAACCATAGCCAAGCAGCCACTCAATCCATAACTAGCCAATCAACCCATAATCAGCCACCCAAACATAACCAGCCACCTAACCCATAATGAACAAATCAACCAAGCCATACATAACCAGTCATCTAACCCATAACCAATAAACCAACCAAGCCATAAGCAGCCACTTCACCCATAACCAGTCCCCCAACCATAACCAATCAGCCAGCCAACCCGTAACTAGCCAGCCTATCCATAACCAGCCTTTGAACCCGTTACCAACCAACCAGCCTACCCATAACCAGCCCCCAACCCACAGCCACACAGATGATCCACAACCCCCACTGCAGCCCTGGGCTTGGATGTCACATTGCTGGAGTGCTGGGCTACAGGATCCGCCAGCAGCCCCTGGAGGAAGAGGTTAGAGCAGAAGCCCAGCTTCCATTCTCATCACTGGGGAGTGAAGCCAGCCGCGCCCTCCCTGAAAGCTTACAGTCCCCAGGGGAATCCACATGGGGTGTTTGCATTCCAGGTCCGGTCTGATCGGGACCAGTTCCTCATCCTCCTGGACGTGAAGCACTTCTCCCCTGAGGACCTGACTGTGAAGGTGCAGGATGACTTTGTGGAGATCCATGGCAAACACAATGAGAGGCAGGTGAGCTCAAGGGCCGTGTCCTCCCTGGGGGCCCTTGGCCTCATAGCGGGAGAGAAGCGGGAAGACCTCGAGGTCAGTGAATTGGGCCTGCTTCTCCCTAAGCAGAGCTAATCTCCCCGTGCCTGCTGGGTCACCCCTGCACACTTGGGCAGGCAGGCGGGGTGACTGGCTAGGGCCCTGGTGTCTTTGAGAGTCCAGCTGAGAGCCCTGGACTTGGCCTGTGTTCAGCTGTCACCAGCTCCATCCTGATAACAGGGTGGGACTAGAGAGGACTCCAGGAGTGCTCAGTGTCCAGTTGGCAATGCCTGAGCCAATGCACAGACAACACACCTTTCAGCAGGGAGGATGGGATGGCAGTGATCATTTATCCGTCTAATCAGTGCTCCAAAAGCTGTAGGTGCGCTGATGCTTCACGTCTCACCGCACCTCTGTGATCGGTGCTCTGAGTACTTCAATTTTGCCCAGCAGAGCTGAGACCCAGGAGGTATGGCCTGCCCGAAGCCACACAGCTCGTACAAGACAGAGACAGGTCTCCCCCAGTGATCACCCTCCCACTCACTCTGCCACATGGCCTGCCCTGGGCAACTCTTGCTTGTTTGGAGACCCCTGGCACCTCCACGTGCAGGGGTCGGGTTTGGCTTTGGGAGAGCAGAGAGCAGTGTTTGTGAGATGGAGCCCCAGGCACtgggctggcaggaagcagaatcTCAGAGCCAACAGCACAGCCACAGGTGTGCAACTTCCCCTGGTGGGAGgtgagagggggagggggagaggcccTGGCCAGAGAACATGAACACTGGTCTTCATTTCCTCTGGCCCAAGTCACAGGTGAGGATTTTCACCGTTGGAGAAGTTGGTGGTGCTGGGGTGGTGAAACCCAACTCTATGCCTGCTGCCTCTCTCTTATCCTGGGcctggtaaaccaaaaaaatccggttgccataaagttgaccctgacccatggcaacgccatgtgtgtcagagcagaacggggctccatagggttttcaatggctgggtttttagaagtagattgccagccctttcttccaaggcacctctgagtggactcaaacctccaatctttcagttagcagccaagcatgttaactgtttgcctgACCCTTGGGCCTGGTAAGCCCTTGATAATTCCATTtagccaacacagtctcaggaCTCCCTTCCTCATACCCTGAGATCTTGGCTTTCCCATCCAGCAGAGGAGGAGTCAGGACAGGGAATCAATCTGGGGTTTGGGCTATCTGGAGCAGTGGCTTTGTGACCCAGTGGATTGAATACAGAGAACACTTACCCTGAGCAGGGTCTGTGCAGGTCATGGGCAAGGGTAGTCTTGACGAGGCAGAGCCAAGTACAGATTGATCAATTTTGGAGTGAAATCGGCCAATCTGGAAAGCCAAGACCAAGGTAGTGGGTGGACCCAGGGAAGGCTTGGACCTGCTGTGGGTGGACGTTTTCAAGGTTCTCTCTCTTGAGAGGTGGGCAGGAGACGTGGCCAGGCTGATATTCCACGTGTGGGAGAGTGAGgaagtacaggcagtcctcaTTACTCGTGGGTCCCTTATTTGCAAATCCACTTACTTGCTATAATTTATCTGTAAACCTGAATGGATCCGTGGTACTTTCATGAACATGCCAGGACATGCGCAGAGCAGCAGAATATTTGAGTTGCCCGAAGCGCGCGCTCCCAGCTAAGGCTGAATAAGGCGatgctctgccttcttgtttcagctcttgTCCTGTGAGCAGGTGTTCTTTTCACGGTTTATGCAGTGCCACGTTTTCCCCCTTTTTGTGCTTTCTGTtcgtgattttgctgtttaaaacagCTCCCAGGTGTAGTGCTGAAGTGCTGTGGTGTTCCTAAGCGCCTTACGGGAAAATACGTGTGTTGGATAAGCTTCGTTCAGGCATGAGTTGTGACGCTGTTGGCTGTGAGTTGAATGTTGATGAATCAGCAATATATCTTAAATAAAAACCACTTGCTgacaagttgaccctgactcatgacaaccccacgtgtgtcagagtaggactgtgctccacagggtttcagagGCCGATTTATCAGAAGGGTATTGCCAGATCTCccttccgaggcacccctggTTGACTCTAGCCCccaaaactttcagttagcagctgagcgtgttaaccattggcaccacctgtGACCTCCAAATATCTAAATAAGGTCTTTAAACAGAAATGCACATAAAAGAAGGTTATGCACTGAGTGGTTGATGAAaatgtgaccagaggcttgcCAGGATCTAACCGTGTATTTCCCCTAGGTGCAATGGTTCTgtattcactaattcagtgttcgcagtgactttatagaacataactaccATGGATGATGAGAATCGGCTGTACCTCTTGGGAGGAGTACTTGAGATTGGGGGCTGTCCCCACCCAGCTCTGCCAGTGCACCCACAGATTTTATACCGTGTGTGGCTCAGGCAGGGCCTTCTCTGGCATGAGGACTGGCTGGCCACCTGCTGCAGGGGTGCCTCTGACTCTCCCTTCCCTTTTGCTCACAGGACGACCACGGCTACATCTCCCGTGAGTTCCACCGCCGCTACCGCCTGCCCTCCAACGTGGACCAGTCTGCACTCTCTTGCTCCCTGTCTGCGGACGGCATGCTGACCTTCTGTGGCCCCAAGATCCAGTCTGGCATGGATGCCAGCCACAGTGAGAGAGCCATCCCCGTGTCCCGGGAGGAGAAGCCCAGCTCTGCACCCTCGTCCTAGGTGTGGCGGCGGGCTGGGCTGCCACACTTGCAGCCCCCCCTTACACATCAATCCCGGGGAGACCGTAGAAAAGACAGGGTGTTTGTTCTTcctctgctttcctttcctttgtttcttttccatcttctcaAATGGGTTGAGGTTTGAGAGTAGCCAGTAGAGCTTGGGATCTTGGCTAGAGGTGCTGTGACCCTCAAGGTGACCCAAATCCCAACACCAGCCAGTAGTGGAAGTGACTGCCATCCACACTTCTATAGCAAACCCTTTTGTCCTCCTGGGGAGGCAGCTAGTACTACTTctacctgaggccagaagaaggaGGTTGACCAGCAAGCCCTTCGATAATCCCTCAAGAAGGGGACCAGCCTCTGTGGAGGTGGGGGAGAAAACAGCCACTTGCTGAGGCATCTCAGGATGGCTTCTGGGTTTCTAGCCAAGTTTATCTTGACACCAAAAGGGACACTTTTCCTTGGTGGTGCCTGTGTCAGGTCTAGGTGCATGCCTTGCCCAGGCGTGCCCAGGTGTTGTGAGGCTGACACGGGGCGGCATACTGGCAATCCGGGCTCTCGCTGCCTGCTTCTCTCAGACTGTCTTCCCTTGAACCTTCCTTCCTCTATATAGCTCTGCTCTGGGGGTACCGGTCTCCTCATGAGCTCACAGCCCGGGGAGTCAATAAAAAACGGTGACACGCATCTGGGTTCTGTGCACTCTGTCCCCACCATGCTCGCTTGCAGGGTGGGTCCCCCTGCTTGTGTCCACCTCGCCTCCATGTCACCTCAGGCCATCTGCTTCCCTCCGAATCAGTGGGTACATGGCTTTGGGGGAAGATGAGGGTTTCAGGGTCAAGGATATGCACTTCTAAGGGCTGGAGGGTGGGGTCGGGGGAGAAGGGGAGAGACCAGGCACTTCTCTCAGTCCTCCGTGGGGCCCAGGTGCCAGGCTGCGGGGTGATGGGCCATGGACCCAGGGCAGGGTAAACCCCCATCCTAACTggcccctgtctggagggaaggggCTTCTGTTCCGGCTTGTTGGGGGTTGTGCTTTAAGGACGCATTTGCTTTCTCTCTGCCCCGACCCACCTCTCACCAAAGACCCACCATTCCCTAAGGACCTACTACTTTTCAGGAACCCGCCACTCCTCAGGGACCCACCATTACCCAGGGACCCACCACTCCCTAAGGACCCACCACTCCCCAAAGACCCACCACTCCCCAAGGACCCATCACTCCCCAGGGACCCACCACTCCCCAGGGACCCACCACTCTCTAAGGGATGCGATTGACCTGGTGGTCAGAACTTGGCCACTCCCATTGGGATCACATCCTGGCTTGCCATGCTGGAGTGGGTTCTGGGTACACTCTGCTCCCTTCCTCCATGGACCAGACTTGGGGGCCTTGGGGacttctggtgtgtgtgtgtgggggggttaGTGTCCAGGAGCTATGCCTGCACCCCAGAGTGGGCCGGCCCGCCTGCCCTCTTCTTGATTTCCCACATGGGACAGGGACAGGAAGCCAGGCAGGGCCTCCCACCCAAGAAGGGAGGAGGAGCTCTGAGTTTAGAGACAACGCGTAGCTCCCCATGGGGCCCTGAGGCTCCTACCACGGGGGACCAAAAGTGTGGCCCTGGAGGAGTGAGAGGGAGCAGGTGCCATGGCGTGGGTGGCACTGCAGCACCCCAAGGCCCAGGAAGGGCCCCCACTCCAGGGAGTCACGGCATGAAGGTTTGGACCCTAACAGGCAGCCCTTCCCCTTCCTGAAATGACAGTGGTGGGGGCCTGCTGGGAGAGAACCCAGAACACCAAGAAGCGGAACACAGGGGAGAAGAATCACAACAAATAGCCCCTGTTCACGTATGGTGAATTAGCGCTGTAttccaaccgctccttggaaacgccatgggggagttctactccgtcctgtagggtggctatgagtcggaatcgactcgaaggcaacattttttttttttttaatttttttattttaggtaaaaagca
The window above is part of the Elephas maximus indicus isolate mEleMax1 chromosome 2, mEleMax1 primary haplotype, whole genome shotgun sequence genome. Proteins encoded here:
- the CRYAA gene encoding alpha-crystallin A chain is translated as MDVTIQHPWFKRALGPFYPSRLFDQFFGEGLFEYDLLPFLSSTISPYYRQSLFRTVLDSGISEVRSDRDQFLILLDVKHFSPEDLTVKVQDDFVEIHGKHNERQDDHGYISREFHRRYRLPSNVDQSALSCSLSADGMLTFCGPKIQSGMDASHSERAIPVSREEKPSSAPSS